From the Nitrobacter hamburgensis X14 genome, one window contains:
- a CDS encoding thioredoxin family protein codes for MSIVEQGSGPPPQASNLIRETTAQTFMNDVVEESMRQPVLVDFWAPWCGPCRQLTPILEKAVLAGGGKVKLVKMNIDQHPAIFQQLAAQIGNQSIPAVFAFTGGRPVDYFTGAAPESQVNAFIDKLTQGMAAPGAPNIEEILQEAEAALVAGDPATAASIYAEVVGFDAANLPAIAGLARCYATTGALDKAKQTLALVPESKRGDAAVATVQAMIDLAEQASSLGPVADLERKVAENPLDHQARFDLATALNASGNRNDATGHLLEIVKRDRKWNDDAARKQLVQFFEAWGAADEATVEGRKRLSTILFS; via the coding sequence GTGAGCATAGTCGAGCAAGGCAGCGGGCCGCCACCGCAGGCGTCGAATCTGATCAGAGAGACGACGGCCCAGACCTTCATGAATGACGTTGTCGAGGAATCGATGCGCCAGCCGGTGCTGGTCGATTTCTGGGCGCCGTGGTGCGGACCGTGCCGCCAGCTCACCCCGATCCTGGAAAAGGCCGTGCTCGCCGGCGGCGGCAAGGTCAAGCTGGTCAAGATGAACATCGACCAGCATCCCGCCATTTTCCAGCAGCTTGCGGCACAGATCGGCAATCAGTCGATACCGGCGGTTTTTGCCTTTACCGGCGGGAGACCGGTCGACTACTTTACGGGCGCGGCGCCCGAGAGTCAGGTCAATGCCTTCATCGACAAGCTGACGCAGGGCATGGCGGCGCCCGGCGCGCCGAATATCGAGGAAATCCTGCAAGAGGCCGAAGCCGCGCTCGTCGCAGGCGATCCGGCCACTGCGGCCTCGATCTATGCCGAGGTTGTCGGTTTCGACGCCGCCAATCTTCCAGCGATCGCGGGACTTGCGCGTTGCTATGCAACCACCGGCGCGCTCGACAAAGCCAAGCAGACACTGGCGCTGGTGCCGGAATCGAAGCGCGGCGACGCCGCCGTGGCAACCGTGCAGGCCATGATCGACCTCGCCGAACAGGCGAGTTCGCTTGGCCCCGTCGCCGACCTCGAACGGAAAGTGGCAGAAAACCCGCTCGATCATCAGGCGCGATTCGACCTCGCGACCGCGCTGAACGCCAGCGGCAACCGTAACGATGCCACCGGTCACCTGCTCGAAATCGTCAAGCGCGACCGCAAATGGAACGACGACGCCGCCCGCAAGCAGCTCGTGCAATTCTTCGAAGCATGGGGCGCCGCCGACGAAGCCACCGTCGAGGGCCGCAAACGCCTGTCGACGATCCTGTTTTCCTAG
- a CDS encoding LON peptidase substrate-binding domain-containing protein, whose protein sequence is MPINADYRGPGDLPEVIPVFPLPGALLLPRGQMPLNIFEMRYLAMVDDAFRDGHRLIGMIQPDITNSASEDRPKLFGVGCVGRITQFAESGDGRYILELTGVSRFRVAEELTVLTPYRQCKVDFFAYADDLTARKGEDAVDRERLLAVLTDFLKVNELKVDWEGIETAPNEALVNALAMMSPYGPPEKQAMLEAPDLKTRAEILIAVTEMDLAKKRTSGDPGLQ, encoded by the coding sequence ATGCCCATCAATGCCGACTATCGCGGTCCCGGTGACCTTCCCGAAGTGATACCGGTATTTCCGCTGCCCGGCGCGCTGCTGCTGCCGCGCGGGCAGATGCCGCTCAATATCTTCGAAATGCGTTATCTGGCAATGGTCGACGACGCGTTCCGCGACGGCCATCGCCTGATCGGCATGATCCAGCCCGATATCACCAATTCCGCAAGCGAGGACCGGCCGAAGCTGTTCGGTGTCGGCTGTGTCGGACGCATCACCCAGTTCGCCGAATCCGGCGACGGCCGTTACATTCTCGAACTCACCGGCGTCTCGCGTTTCCGGGTCGCGGAAGAGCTGACGGTGTTGACGCCCTATCGTCAGTGCAAGGTGGATTTCTTCGCGTATGCCGATGATCTGACCGCGCGCAAGGGCGAAGACGCCGTCGACCGCGAGCGGCTGCTCGCGGTGCTGACCGATTTTCTCAAGGTCAATGAGCTGAAGGTGGATTGGGAGGGCATCGAGACCGCGCCGAACGAGGCGCTGGTCAACGCGCTGGCGATGATGTCGCCCTACGGCCCGCCGGAAAAACAGGCGATGCTGGAAGCGCCCGATCTGAAAACGCGCGCGGAGATTCTGATCGCCGTCACCGAAATGGACCTCGCAAAAAAGCGCACCAGCGGCGACCCCGGGTTGCAGTAG
- a CDS encoding Trm112 family protein translates to MTTPSDRPEDTVDRKLLEILVCPVTKGPLEFDGARQELISRSAKLAYPIREGIPIMLPEEARKIE, encoded by the coding sequence ATGACAACCCCCTCCGATCGCCCCGAAGATACCGTCGATCGAAAGCTTCTGGAGATTCTGGTCTGCCCGGTGACCAAGGGGCCGCTGGAATTCGACGGCGCGCGGCAGGAACTGATTTCGCGCTCCGCCAAACTCGCCTACCCGATCCGCGAGGGCATTCCGATCATGCTGCCGGAAGAGGCCAGGAAAATCGAGTGA
- a CDS encoding ammonium transporter, protein MRFERPARAGLAIAAILGAAGLAGFADTALAQTAVAVAPAATSPPKIDSGDTAWMLTATALVLMMTIPGLALFYGGMVRKKNVLATVMQSFAIACLVSVLWMVIGYSWAFTEGTNFLGGASRMLLMGMGTDSIAAAAPTIPESVFMCFQMTFAIITPALICGAIADRMKFSAMMWFMGLWSLLVYAPIAHWVWGGGFLGGLGVLDFAGGTVVHINAGVAGLVCALVLGKRKGYGSENMAPHNLVLTVIGASLLWVGWFGFNAGSAVTAGGQAGMAMAVTQIATAAAALAWMAVEWGLRGQPSVLGICSGAVAGLVAITPASGFVDPTGALVIGAAAGVGCYWGATGLKHMMGYDDSLDAFGVHGVGGIIGALLTGVFARTAINKAGTGLIDGNAHQVVIQIYGILATVVYDAIVTLIILLAIKAVIGLRVSGENEREGLDITQHGEVVQ, encoded by the coding sequence ATGAGGTTCGAACGCCCGGCCCGCGCGGGATTGGCCATCGCAGCGATACTAGGCGCGGCCGGCCTTGCGGGATTCGCCGACACAGCACTGGCCCAGACCGCGGTAGCGGTCGCCCCCGCCGCGACATCGCCGCCGAAAATCGATTCGGGCGACACCGCATGGATGCTGACCGCCACCGCGCTCGTCTTGATGATGACGATCCCTGGCCTGGCGCTGTTTTACGGCGGCATGGTGCGCAAGAAGAACGTGCTTGCCACGGTGATGCAGAGCTTCGCCATCGCCTGCCTTGTTAGCGTGCTCTGGATGGTGATCGGCTATAGCTGGGCGTTCACCGAAGGCACGAATTTTCTCGGCGGCGCCTCGCGGATGCTGCTGATGGGCATGGGCACCGACTCCATCGCCGCCGCCGCGCCGACGATCCCGGAATCGGTGTTCATGTGCTTCCAGATGACGTTCGCGATCATCACGCCGGCGCTGATCTGCGGCGCGATCGCCGATCGCATGAAGTTCTCGGCGATGATGTGGTTCATGGGCCTGTGGTCGCTGCTGGTCTATGCGCCGATCGCGCACTGGGTATGGGGCGGCGGATTCCTCGGTGGTCTCGGCGTGCTCGACTTCGCCGGCGGCACCGTGGTTCACATCAACGCCGGCGTCGCGGGGCTGGTCTGCGCGCTGGTGCTCGGCAAGCGCAAGGGCTACGGCAGCGAGAACATGGCGCCGCACAACCTGGTGCTGACTGTGATCGGCGCGTCGCTATTATGGGTCGGCTGGTTCGGTTTCAACGCCGGTTCGGCGGTGACGGCGGGCGGACAGGCCGGCATGGCGATGGCGGTGACCCAGATCGCGACCGCTGCCGCGGCGCTGGCCTGGATGGCCGTCGAGTGGGGCTTGCGCGGCCAGCCGAGCGTGCTCGGCATCTGCTCCGGCGCGGTCGCCGGTCTCGTCGCCATCACCCCGGCTTCGGGCTTCGTCGATCCAACCGGCGCGCTGGTGATCGGCGCCGCCGCCGGCGTCGGCTGCTACTGGGGCGCCACCGGCCTCAAGCACATGATGGGCTATGACGACAGCCTCGACGCCTTCGGCGTCCACGGCGTCGGCGGCATCATCGGCGCGCTGCTCACCGGCGTGTTCGCCCGCACGGCGATCAACAAGGCAGGGACGGGCCTGATCGACGGCAACGCCCATCAGGTGGTCATTCAGATCTACGGCATCCTCGCAACCGTCGTCTACGACGCCATCGTCACGCTGATCATCCTGCTGGCCATCAAGGCGGTGATCGGCCTGCGCGTCAGCGGCGAGAACGAACGCGAAGGTCTCGACATCACCCAGCACGGCGAGGTCGTGCAATGA
- a CDS encoding P-II family nitrogen regulator, translated as MKIVMAIIKPFKLEEVRDALTAIGVHGMTVTEVKGYGRQKGHTEIYRGAEYAVSFLPKVKIEVAVNSGQVDTVIEAIASAARTGRIGDGKIFVINLEHAVRIRTGDLDADAI; from the coding sequence ATGAAAATCGTTATGGCGATCATCAAGCCCTTCAAGCTCGAAGAGGTCCGCGATGCCCTGACCGCGATCGGCGTGCACGGTATGACGGTGACGGAAGTCAAGGGATACGGCCGCCAGAAAGGCCATACGGAAATCTATCGCGGCGCCGAATACGCCGTGAGTTTCCTGCCCAAGGTCAAGATCGAGGTCGCGGTCAATTCCGGCCAGGTCGATACGGTCATCGAAGCCATCGCCTCGGCCGCGCGGACCGGCAGGATCGGCGACGGCAAGATCTTCGTCATCAACCTCGAGCACGCGGTTCGCATCCGCACCGGCGATCTCGATGCCGATGCGATCTGA
- a CDS encoding P-II family nitrogen regulator, producing the protein MKLVVAIIKPFKLDEVRQALTAVGAHGMTVTEVKGYGRQKGHTEIYRGAEYVVNFLPKLRIEVAVASELADKTVEVITAAARTGQIGDGKIFVMPIDHALRIRTGETDNDAL; encoded by the coding sequence ATGAAACTCGTCGTCGCCATTATCAAACCCTTCAAGCTTGACGAGGTCCGCCAGGCGCTGACCGCAGTCGGCGCGCACGGCATGACCGTGACCGAGGTCAAGGGTTATGGACGTCAGAAAGGCCATACCGAGATCTATCGCGGTGCCGAATACGTCGTGAACTTCCTGCCCAAGTTGCGGATCGAGGTCGCGGTGGCGTCGGAGCTTGCGGACAAGACCGTCGAGGTCATCACCGCGGCTGCCCGTACCGGCCAGATCGGTGACGGCAAGATTTTCGTGATGCCGATCGATCACGCCCTGCGCATCCGCACCGGCGAGACCGACAACGACGCGCTGTGA
- the tesB gene encoding acyl-CoA thioesterase II produces MSKSLIDLISILDLEPIEENLFRGNSPKTSWQRVFGGQVIGQAMVAACRTVEGRLPHSLHCYFILPGDPAIPIIYEVERLRDGKSYSTRRVTAIQHGHAIFSTMVSFHAPEQGAFDHQDRMPDVPPPEKLTPEEFAKQPMFKEMPDFIRRYYESDRPIELRPVELNRYFGERIDDGRTHVWIRTAAKLPDDPALHMCALAYASDFSLLDAVMARYGRTLFDKRMMAASLDHAMWFHRPFRADEWLLYAQDSPSARDGRALARGLIFRRDGTLVASVVQEGAVRERR; encoded by the coding sequence ATGTCAAAAAGCCTGATCGACCTGATCTCGATCCTCGATCTGGAACCGATCGAGGAAAACCTGTTCCGCGGCAACAGCCCGAAGACGAGCTGGCAGCGGGTGTTCGGCGGGCAGGTGATCGGGCAGGCGATGGTGGCGGCCTGCCGCACCGTCGAAGGCCGCCTGCCGCACTCGCTGCATTGCTACTTCATCCTGCCGGGCGATCCCGCCATCCCGATCATCTACGAGGTGGAACGGTTGCGCGACGGCAAGAGCTATTCGACACGGCGCGTCACCGCGATCCAGCACGGCCACGCCATTTTCTCGACCATGGTGTCGTTCCATGCGCCGGAGCAAGGCGCCTTCGATCATCAGGACCGGATGCCGGACGTGCCGCCGCCGGAGAAGCTCACGCCGGAGGAATTCGCCAAGCAGCCGATGTTCAAGGAGATGCCGGACTTCATCCGCCGCTACTATGAATCGGACCGGCCGATCGAACTGCGTCCGGTCGAACTCAACCGCTACTTCGGTGAGAGGATCGACGACGGCCGTACCCATGTCTGGATTCGCACCGCGGCGAAACTGCCCGACGATCCGGCGCTGCACATGTGCGCGCTGGCCTATGCGTCGGATTTTTCGTTGCTCGATGCGGTGATGGCGCGCTACGGCCGCACCCTGTTCGACAAGCGCATGATGGCGGCTTCGCTCGATCACGCCATGTGGTTTCACCGCCCCTTCCGCGCCGACGAATGGCTGCTCTACGCGCAGGATTCGCCGAGCGCCCGGGACGGCCGCGCCCTCGCCCGCGGCCTGATCTTTCGGCGGGACGGCACGCTGGTCGCCTCCGTGGTGCAGGAAGGTGCGGTGCGCGAGCGGCGCTAG
- a CDS encoding ubiquinone biosynthesis hydroxylase yields the protein MTTQRSIVICGGGFAGLALALALRQGLGAGVPIVVADPALANRSSRDPRATAIVAACRRLFEALGVWDEVAGTAQPILDMVITDSRLEDATRPVFLTFAGDVEPGEPFAHMIENGHLIEALVSRASAEGVDLRATAVTGSDLRSGGVMVSLADGATIDASLLVAADGARSRLRERAGIATHGWEYDQSGIVVTVGHERDHQGRAEEHFLPAGPFAILPLTGRRSSLVWTEKRADAARIVALAEEDFHAALEQRFGLHLGEIKALDKPRAFPLHYFVARSFIAERLALVGDAAHVIHPIAGQGLNLGLKDVAALAETVVDAVRLGIDPGQADVLERYQRWRRFDTVAMGFATNTLNVLFSNESTLLRGVRDIGLGLVDRMPPLKNAFIRQAAGLTGEVPRLLKGEAL from the coding sequence ATGACGACACAACGGAGCATTGTCATCTGCGGCGGCGGGTTCGCGGGCCTGGCGCTGGCGCTGGCGCTGCGCCAGGGGTTGGGCGCCGGGGTTCCGATCGTGGTCGCCGATCCCGCGCTGGCGAACCGGTCGAGCCGCGATCCGCGCGCCACCGCAATCGTAGCGGCATGCCGCCGCCTGTTCGAGGCGCTCGGGGTCTGGGACGAGGTGGCCGGGACCGCGCAGCCGATCCTCGACATGGTGATCACGGATTCCAGGCTCGAGGACGCCACCCGCCCGGTATTTTTGACATTTGCCGGCGACGTCGAGCCCGGCGAGCCGTTCGCGCATATGATCGAGAACGGTCACCTGATCGAGGCGCTGGTGTCACGCGCGAGCGCCGAAGGCGTCGATTTGCGCGCCACGGCGGTGACGGGATCCGACCTGCGATCCGGCGGCGTCATGGTCTCGCTCGCCGACGGCGCGACGATCGACGCCAGCCTGCTGGTGGCGGCCGACGGCGCGCGCTCAAGGCTGCGCGAGCGCGCCGGAATCGCCACCCACGGCTGGGAGTACGATCAGTCCGGCATCGTCGTCACCGTCGGCCACGAGCGCGATCATCAGGGCCGCGCCGAAGAACATTTTCTCCCCGCCGGACCGTTCGCGATCCTGCCGCTGACCGGCCGCCGCTCGTCGCTGGTGTGGACCGAGAAGCGGGCGGACGCCGCGCGCATCGTCGCGCTCGCGGAAGAGGACTTTCATGCCGCGCTGGAACAGCGCTTCGGCCTACACCTCGGCGAGATCAAAGCGCTCGACAAGCCGCGCGCTTTTCCGCTTCATTATTTCGTCGCACGCTCGTTCATAGCGGAGCGACTGGCGCTGGTCGGCGACGCCGCGCATGTGATTCACCCGATCGCGGGCCAGGGCCTCAACCTCGGACTGAAGGATGTCGCGGCGCTCGCGGAAACCGTGGTCGATGCCGTCAGGCTCGGCATCGATCCGGGGCAAGCCGATGTGCTGGAGCGCTATCAGCGCTGGCGGCGCTTCGACACCGTGGCGATGGGCTTCGCCACCAACACGCTCAATGTGCTGTTCTCGAACGAATCGACGCTGCTGCGCGGCGTGCGCGATATCGGGCTCGGTCTGGTCGACCGGATGCCGCCGCTGAAGAATGCGTTCATCCGGCAGGCGGCGGGACTGACCGGCGAGGTACCGCGGCTGTTGAAGGGCGAGGCGCTGTAG
- a CDS encoding aminotransferase class I/II-fold pyridoxal phosphate-dependent enzyme: protein MATTASSRAAQGAASPTEFAASPAESAASRAASTTACERSPFARTAELLAPYQPGQPPITLSVGEPQHPPPDFVAPILSQHINEFRRYPIARGIEPFRHAAANWLSRRFALPRAVDPETEILVLNGSREGLFLAAIAAVRYVATRKGVPAILVPNPFYPAYGAGARAAHCETIFLPTTRANGFLPDLDALDEATLARTVAIYLASPANPQGAVASSDYFTRLIALARRHGFLVFSDECYSEIYTQAPPGSALECAGPDYANVVAFQSLSKRSNLPGIRVGFAAGDRNFLAAFHELRNVAAPQVPVPLQHVAVAAYGDEAHVEENRRLYRIKFDLADRILGHRYGYARPAGGFCVWLDVSAHGGDEAAAVKLYKEAGVRVVPGSYLARPQADGSNPGAGYIRLALVPDTETTAEALHRLVKTLG, encoded by the coding sequence ATGGCAACCACCGCTTCATCGCGCGCGGCGCAAGGCGCCGCCAGCCCGACTGAGTTCGCCGCCAGCCCGGCCGAGTCTGCCGCCAGCAGGGCCGCGTCGACGACGGCGTGCGAGCGGTCGCCATTCGCGCGGACCGCGGAGCTGCTTGCGCCCTACCAGCCGGGACAGCCCCCGATCACGTTGTCGGTGGGCGAGCCGCAGCACCCCCCGCCCGATTTCGTCGCTCCGATATTATCCCAGCATATCAATGAATTCAGACGATACCCGATAGCCAGGGGGATCGAGCCGTTCCGCCACGCCGCGGCAAACTGGTTATCGAGGCGCTTCGCCCTGCCCCGTGCGGTCGATCCCGAAACCGAGATTCTGGTGCTGAACGGCAGTCGGGAGGGACTGTTTCTCGCCGCGATCGCCGCCGTCCGCTACGTGGCGACCCGCAAGGGCGTGCCGGCCATTCTGGTGCCGAACCCGTTCTACCCGGCCTATGGCGCCGGCGCCCGCGCCGCCCATTGCGAGACGATTTTCCTGCCGACGACGCGCGCCAACGGTTTTTTGCCCGACCTCGATGCGCTCGATGAGGCCACGCTGGCGCGGACGGTCGCGATCTATCTCGCCTCCCCCGCCAACCCGCAAGGCGCGGTGGCCTCATCCGATTACTTCACACGCCTGATAGCGCTGGCGCGCCGTCACGGCTTCCTCGTGTTCTCGGACGAATGCTACTCGGAAATCTACACGCAGGCACCGCCCGGCAGCGCGCTGGAATGCGCGGGACCGGACTATGCCAACGTCGTCGCGTTCCAGTCGCTGTCGAAACGCTCGAACCTGCCGGGTATCCGGGTCGGCTTCGCCGCCGGCGATCGGAATTTCCTCGCAGCGTTTCATGAACTGCGCAACGTCGCGGCTCCCCAGGTGCCGGTGCCGCTGCAGCATGTCGCCGTGGCAGCCTATGGCGACGAGGCGCATGTCGAGGAGAACCGCAGGCTCTACCGCATCAAGTTCGATCTCGCCGACCGGATCCTCGGCCATCGCTATGGTTATGCCAGACCCGCCGGCGGCTTCTGCGTCTGGCTGGATGTGTCCGCCCATGGCGGCGACGAGGCCGCGGCGGTCAAGCTCTACAAAGAGGCCGGCGTGCGCGTCGTGCCCGGCAGCTATCTGGCGCGTCCGCAAGCCGACGGCAGCAATCCCGGCGCAGGATATATCCGTCTGGCGCTGGTGCCGGACACTGAAACCACGGCCGAGGCGTTGCACCGGCTGGTGAAAACTCTCGGTTAG
- a CDS encoding DNA translocase FtsK: MSMAAIERLLPIVDHLPPSIRDPLARRLRELTGLGLIGLSGSAAAALMTWSVQDPSLSHATSRAIHNVLGYPGAIGADLLMQILGLGAIMLILPVAIWGWRMLTHRPFDREATRLACWILCTSAAAGFASCWPHNGAWPLPTGLGGVVGDALVRAPAILFGPASVLQRIVFGAIFLAVMAATFLWAGGMGSRPRDESAGIDDDDAPFDDGGDHASVSLGWAVHALMSAKARFKRLRLGALLTLAYKSLVSSAPRKTAALAFERHEPNLSGGPTAPSLVPAHGGIDDEDADADTDTDTDTDTDDEDTEDDDAPVVRAPRRKAAPRQPAKKSGKFDLPSVNVLSAPRAADRQPLSKSELEANSRALEGVLGDFGVRGEILKANPGPVVTLYELEPAPGIKSSRVIGLADDIARSMSALSARVAVVAGRNAIGIELPNAHREKVYLRELLTAKEASETVAKLPLCLGKNIGGESIIVDLARMPHLLIAGTTGSGKSVAINTMILSLLYRLRPDQCRLIMVDPKMLELSVYDGIPHLLTPVVTDPKKAVVALKWAVREMEERYKKMSKLGVRNIDGYNQRLVESRGKGEELTRTVHTGFDKETGKAIYEEEKLDLEPLPYIVIIVDEMADLMMVAGKDIEGAVQRLAQMARAAGLHVILATQRPSVDVITGTIKANFPTRISFQVTSKIDSRTILGEMGAEQLLGQGDMLYMAGGGRISRVHGPFVSDEEVEKVVRHLKTQGQPEYLEAVTAEEPTDEDGAVFDGTSMGSDGGGDLFSQAVAIVKRDRKASTSYIQRRLQIGYNRAASLMERMELEGIVGQPNHAGKREILIEEEEGQF, translated from the coding sequence ATGAGCATGGCAGCGATCGAACGCCTCCTTCCCATCGTCGATCATTTACCGCCGTCGATCCGCGACCCGCTCGCGCGTCGCTTACGCGAACTGACCGGGCTCGGCCTGATCGGATTGTCCGGTTCTGCGGCGGCCGCGCTGATGACATGGTCGGTGCAGGATCCGAGCCTCAGCCACGCCACCTCGCGCGCGATCCACAACGTCCTCGGCTATCCCGGTGCGATCGGCGCCGATCTGTTGATGCAGATTCTCGGTCTCGGCGCGATCATGCTGATCCTGCCGGTGGCGATCTGGGGCTGGCGGATGCTGACCCATCGCCCCTTCGATCGCGAGGCTACCCGTCTCGCCTGCTGGATTCTCTGCACCAGTGCCGCCGCCGGCTTCGCCAGTTGCTGGCCGCATAACGGCGCATGGCCGCTGCCGACGGGACTGGGCGGCGTGGTCGGCGATGCGCTGGTGCGGGCGCCTGCGATTCTGTTCGGCCCGGCGAGCGTGCTGCAGCGCATCGTGTTCGGCGCCATTTTTCTGGCGGTCATGGCCGCGACGTTCCTTTGGGCCGGCGGAATGGGGTCGCGGCCTCGCGACGAGTCCGCCGGGATCGACGACGACGACGCCCCGTTCGATGACGGCGGCGACCACGCCTCGGTCTCGCTGGGCTGGGCGGTTCATGCGCTGATGAGCGCGAAAGCGCGGTTCAAGCGCCTCCGGCTCGGGGCGCTTCTGACGCTGGCCTACAAGTCGCTGGTGTCGAGCGCGCCGCGGAAAACGGCGGCGCTGGCGTTCGAGCGCCACGAACCGAACCTCAGCGGCGGACCCACCGCGCCATCCCTGGTGCCGGCTCACGGCGGTATCGACGACGAGGACGCGGACGCGGACACGGACACGGACACGGACACGGACACGGACGATGAGGACACGGAGGACGACGATGCGCCGGTCGTCCGCGCGCCGCGCCGCAAGGCCGCTCCTCGTCAGCCGGCGAAAAAATCCGGCAAGTTCGATCTGCCGTCGGTGAACGTCCTGTCCGCGCCGCGCGCCGCCGATCGCCAGCCGCTCAGCAAATCCGAACTGGAAGCCAATTCGCGCGCACTCGAAGGCGTACTCGGCGACTTCGGCGTGCGCGGCGAAATCCTGAAAGCCAATCCGGGACCGGTCGTCACGCTGTACGAACTGGAGCCCGCGCCCGGCATCAAGTCGTCGCGCGTCATCGGCCTTGCCGACGACATCGCCCGCTCCATGAGCGCACTGTCGGCGCGCGTCGCGGTGGTCGCCGGCCGCAACGCCATCGGCATCGAGCTGCCGAACGCGCATCGCGAGAAAGTTTACTTGCGCGAACTGCTCACCGCGAAGGAGGCGAGCGAGACCGTCGCCAAGTTGCCGCTGTGCCTCGGCAAAAATATCGGCGGCGAATCCATCATCGTCGACCTTGCGCGGATGCCGCATCTTCTGATCGCCGGCACCACGGGCTCGGGCAAATCGGTCGCGATCAACACCATGATCCTCAGCCTGCTGTACCGGCTGCGGCCAGATCAATGCCGTCTCATCATGGTCGATCCGAAGATGCTCGAACTGTCGGTCTATGACGGCATCCCGCATCTGTTGACGCCGGTCGTGACCGATCCGAAGAAGGCGGTCGTGGCGCTGAAGTGGGCCGTGCGCGAGATGGAAGAGCGCTACAAGAAAATGTCCAAGCTCGGCGTGCGCAACATCGACGGCTACAACCAGCGCCTCGTCGAATCCAGGGGCAAGGGCGAAGAGCTGACGCGCACGGTACACACCGGCTTCGACAAGGAAACCGGCAAGGCGATCTACGAGGAAGAGAAGCTCGACCTCGAGCCGCTGCCCTATATCGTCATCATCGTGGATGAAATGGCGGACCTGATGATGGTCGCAGGCAAGGACATCGAAGGCGCGGTGCAGCGGCTGGCGCAGATGGCGCGCGCCGCCGGCCTGCACGTCATCCTCGCGACGCAGCGCCCGTCGGTCGACGTCATCACCGGCACCATCAAAGCCAACTTCCCGACCCGCATTTCCTTCCAGGTCACATCGAAAATCGACAGCCGCACCATCCTAGGCGAAATGGGCGCGGAGCAACTGCTCGGCCAGGGCGACATGCTCTACATGGCGGGCGGCGGCCGCATCTCGCGCGTGCACGGACCTTTCGTGTCGGACGAGGAGGTCGAGAAGGTGGTTCGCCACCTCAAGACGCAGGGTCAGCCGGAATATCTCGAGGCGGTCACAGCAGAAGAGCCGACCGACGAGGACGGCGCGGTGTTCGATGGGACCAGTATGGGCAGCGACGGCGGCGGCGATCTGTTCTCGCAGGCGGTGGCGATCGTGAAGCGCGACCGCAAGGCCTCGACGAGCTATATCCAGCGTCGCCTCCAGATCGGATACAATCGCGCCGCCTCGCTGATGGAGCGCATGGAACTGGAAGGCATCGTCGGGCAGCCCAATCACGCAGGAAAGCGCGAAATCCTGATCGAAGAAGAAGAAGGCCAGTTCTGA
- a CDS encoding outer membrane lipoprotein carrier protein LolA, protein MTASLLVPPALAQAIPIPRPAPKARDVAPVAKLLDTVEPEVTGTTQPPDPIIPDRRRNVPANIFATFSADQKAAAARVSAYLSSLRTLAGNFVQVGPDGSRSTGEFYIQKPGKVRFEYDPPSPIAMISDGSSLVVRDTKLATQDIYPLSQTPLRYLLSDRIDLMKDTNVVSVTSDDLYISVTIEEKQALIGTSRLMLMVGAKDGKLKQWTVTDPQGYDTTVAIYNLNTTAKLDPALFKIDYTRYPTSNN, encoded by the coding sequence CTGACCGCAAGTCTTTTAGTTCCGCCCGCTCTCGCACAAGCCATTCCGATTCCGCGACCGGCCCCCAAGGCGCGCGACGTCGCGCCCGTGGCGAAACTTTTGGACACCGTCGAACCGGAGGTCACCGGGACGACGCAGCCGCCCGACCCGATCATTCCCGACCGGCGCCGCAACGTACCGGCAAATATTTTCGCAACCTTCAGCGCCGATCAGAAGGCGGCGGCGGCGCGAGTCAGCGCCTATCTGTCGTCGCTGCGCACGCTTGCCGGAAACTTCGTGCAGGTCGGTCCCGACGGCAGCCGCTCGACCGGCGAATTCTACATTCAGAAGCCGGGCAAGGTGCGGTTCGAATACGACCCTCCGTCGCCGATCGCGATGATCTCCGACGGTTCGTCGCTCGTCGTTCGCGACACCAAGCTCGCGACCCAGGATATCTATCCGCTGTCGCAGACGCCGCTGCGCTATCTGCTGTCGGACCGCATCGACCTGATGAAGGACACCAACGTCGTCAGCGTGACGTCGGACGATCTCTACATCAGCGTCACCATCGAGGAAAAGCAGGCGCTGATCGGAACCTCCCGCCTGATGCTGATGGTCGGCGCCAAGGACGGCAAGCTCAAGCAGTGGACCGTGACCGATCCGCAAGGGTACGACACCACGGTGGCGATCTACAATCTGAACACCACGGCGAAGCTCGATCCCGCCTTGTTCAAGATCGACTATACCCGGTATCCGACCTCGAACAATTGA